The following nucleotide sequence is from Nomascus leucogenys isolate Asia chromosome 13, Asia_NLE_v1, whole genome shotgun sequence.
cacgcccagctaatttttgtatttttagtagagacagggcttcaccacgttggccaggctgtacttgaactcctgacctcaggtgatcctcctgcttctgcctctcaaagtgctgggattacaggtgtgagccaccacactggccttgCATGTTTTCAGTTTCCAATCATTTGGAAGCCAAAATTATTGGAACAGTCATTTATAGCCTACTATATAACaacaaatgcctacatcaaaaaggtGGGAAGACTTCAAGTAAACAACCTCATGATGCTCCTCAAGGAGCTggaaaagcaagaataaaccaaacccaaagaaatataaagatcagagcagaactaaatagaATAGAGACTAAAAAAGGGACACAAAgggtcaatgaaataaaaagttgttttttaaaaaagataaacaaaatccaTAAACCTGTGCTTGgtgtgtgagaaaaaaaaatccataagcCACTACCaggactaacaaagaaaaaaagagagaagacccaaataaaattagaaatgagaaaggagacatacaactgatatcacagaaatacaaggGATCATtagaaactattatgaacaactatacactaACAAACTGGAAACCCTAGAGGATATctatgaattcctggacacaaacaacctaccaagattgaaccaggaaaaaaatagaaaacctgaagagATCAATGATGAGTAACCatattgaatcaataattaaaagTCTCTCAACagagaaaagctcaggaccagatggctttactGCGGGATTCTACCAATTTATAAAGTACTAACACccattcttctcaaactattcccaACAATTgaagagaatttttttctaacccattctatgaggccagcattatatagataccaaaaccagactaggacacacacaacaaaaaaagaaaactacaggccaatatacctgataaacatagatgcaaaaatcctcaacaaaatacagttgatccttgaagaATGTGGAGGTTATGGATGCCAAAACCCTGCACACtagaaaattcacatataacttttgactcccccaaaacttaattaCCAATAGTTAAGTGAAAGGcctttacaatgaaaactataagacactgataaaaaaattgaaaaggatacaaacaaatggaaaggcatcccatgctcatggattggaagaattaatattgttaaaatgactgtactactcaaagcaatccacagattcggtgcaatccctatcaaaataccaataacattcttcacagaaatagaaaaaacaatccgaaaatttgtatggaaccacaaaagatacCTAACAGCCAAAGCAATAatgagcaaagagaacaaagcttagaggcatcacaccacctgacttcaaaatttactacaaaggtatagtaatcaaaacagcaggttattggtacaaaaaatagacacagaccaatagaacagactggagaatccagaaataaatccatgtgtttacagtcaactgatttttgacaaaggcatcaTGAACAAACATTGGGGAAAGAACATCCTCtgtaataaatgatgctgggaaaacaggatatccataggtagaagaataaaactagacccctatctctcacaatgtacaaaactcaactcaaaatgGCTTAAAGACAAACATAAGACCGGAAACTATAaatctactagaagaaaacatagggaaaacacTTTAGGACATTGGTTCAGgtaaagattttatggctaagacttcaaaagcacagtcaacaacaacaacaaaatagacaaatgggaataCAGTaaactaaaaagcctctgcacagcaaaggaagcaatcaacagaaacaacctgtagaatgggagaaaatctttacaaaccattcatctgacaaggggctaatattcagaatatacaaggaattcaaacaactcagcAGCAAAAAAAATAATCCTagtgaaaagtgggcaaagggctaggcgcggtggctcacgcctgtaatccccgcactttgggagaccgaggtgggcagatcataaggtcaagagtttcagaccagcctggccaatagggtgaaacccggtctctactaaaaatacaaaaaagtagccgggcgtggtgggtgtgcgcttgtaatcccagctactcgggaggctgaggcaggagaattgcttgaacctgggaggcacaggttgcagtgagccaagatcacaccattgcactccagcctgggtgacagagtgaaactctgtctcaaaaaaaaaaaaaaagtgggcaaaggatctgaatagatatctcaaaagaagacatgcatgctTGAGCCTACAAgttggaggttatagtgagctatgatcgcaccactgtactccagcctgggcaacaaagtgagactctgtctctaaaaaataaaagaaaaaagaaaaaaaaaagacatacaaatggccaacaggtatatgaaaaaattgctcaacattattaatcatcagaaaaatgcaaatcaaaatgacaatgaggccaggcacagtggctcatgcctgtaatcctagcactttgggaggccaaggcaagtggattgcttgagctcaggagttcaagaccagcctgggcaacacagtgaaacccccatctctacaaaaaatgcaaaaattagccaggcatggtggctcacacctgtaatcacagctactttgggggctgaggcacgagaatcacttgaacccgggaggcagaggttgcagtgagctgagatcatgccactgcactccagcctgggtgacaaagtgcaaccctctacaaaaaatacaaaaataagccaggcacggtggtgtgcacatgtagtcccagctactctggaggctgaaaggtgaggatcgcttgagcctgggtggtcaaggctgcagtgagctgagattgcaccactgtactccagcctgggcaacaaagtgaaaagaaaaaaaaagaaaaacaataaacaggAATGAACTACTGTAACCGCCCAACAGGTTCACCTTACCCACTGCCTAGACAGCCAATTTATCaggacaggggaattgcaataaagagtaattcacacagagccagctgggcaggagacagaagttTCATTATTACCCAAagcagtctccctgagcattcaggAATCAGTTTTTAAGAATAATGTGCTGGGTGGCAGGGCAGCCATTGAGTCAGGAGTGTTTATTGGCTGGGGTGGAGAAGAAGCTGTCCTCTTGCGTTGAGTGAGTTCCTGGGTGGAGGCCACAatatcagatgagccagtttattgatctgggtggtgctaACTGATCCAtagagtgcagggtctgcaaaatatctcaagcaatgatcttaggttttacaatagtgatgctatccccaggagcaatttggagagggtcagaatcttgtagcctccagccgCATGacccctaaaccataatttctaatcttgtggctaatatGTTAATTCTAccaaggcagtctagtccccaggcaagaaggaggtttggtttgggaaagggctgttattgcctttgttttaaaatataaactgtatACTAAGTTCATCCCAAAGTAAGTTCGGtctacgcccaggaatgaacaagggcagcttggaggttaaAGTAAGATGGAATTGgctaggtcagatctctttcactgtctcagttacaaTTTTGCATTGGTAGTTTCACTACTGATACACAAAATAACTTGGATGAACCTCAGAACGCCAGACATAAATGATCAAGTACTGTATTGTTCCATTTAGGTGACatttccagaaaaggcaaatctctgtcagtggtttcctggggctggggtgggcgcCAGCAGTCAGGCAAATGGGCATGGGGGAACTTTACATGGGGATAGAGtattctaaaactggattgtggGAGTGGCTGGACAACTGTTTGAATTTACCAGAAATCACCCAACAGTATGCTTAGAGTGGGTACAAATTACAATCTGTAAATTGCACTTCACTggagttttttaaataaagaagttcAAGTTTCAGTCCCTCCCTTACATGTCCTTTGGCATCTGGCACACTTCTTCCTCTGTGAAACCCTGTCCTCAGACTCTTGCTTGTTACCTCCTACCTTGCTTAGAGTGGGATCCTTGGTCCTCTTCTCCATCTGTCCTGCCCCAGGGTGATGTCACTCTGGTGGGGCCTTTAAATATTggtactggccgggcacggtggctcacgcctgtaaccccagcagtttgggaggccaaagcaggcagaccacctgaggtcgggagttcgagaccagcctgaccaacatggagaaaccctgtctctactataaatacaaaattagctgggcatggtggcgcatgcctgtaaccccagctacttgggagggaggcaggagaatcgcttgaacccaggaggcagaggctgcagtgagccgagattgtgccattgcactccagcctgggcaacaagagcaaaactctgtctcaataaataaataaaataaataaatattggtgCTGACCATTGCTTCAGCCTAGACCTCTCTCCTGAACTCCAGACACACCTCCAAATGCCTGCTCAGGTTCTTCTTGGATGTTTAGCGGGCACCCCAAACATGACAGGTCAGCACTGAGTCCCTGCTCTTCCCAACTCAAATCAGTGCCACCCTCATGTTCCCATGCCAGCTGATGGCACCTTCATCCTTCCCATTGCTCAAGCCAGaaatcttgttttttgtttttgtttatgagacagaggctcgctctgtcacccaggctggagtacagtggcaccatctcggctcactgcaagctctgcctcctgggttcaagtgattctcctgcctcagcctccttagtagctgggactacacgcacacgccatcatgcctggctaatttttgtattttttagtggagacaaggtttcgccatgttgcccaggctggtctcaaactcctgacctcaggtgatcccccaaccttggcctcccaaagtactgggattacaggcatgagccacagctcccggcccagaaatcttttttttctttttgagacagagtcactgtgtcacccaggctggaatgcaatggtgctatctcagttcactgcaacctccacgtcccgggttcaagtgattctcctgtctcagcctcccaagtagctgggaatacaggcatgagccatcccaCTCGGCCCGGACCAGAAATATTGAAGTCATCTTcaactcctctttttttctcccactcacatccaatccatcagcaaactGCAGTTGGTATCTCCTTTAAAATGCACCAAGAATCAGGTCACTTCTCGACACGCACAATGCACTCCCATTACTCACAGGGATTGCTGCATAGCCTCCTCCCTAGTTTccccacaatcttttttttttatttttttttagaaggagtctcgctctgtcacccaggctggagtgcagtggcacgatcttggctcactgcaacctccacctcccgggttcaagcaattctcctgcctcagcctcctgaatagctgggactacaggcacccaccaccacacccagataattttttttgtattttcagtagagatggagtttcaccatgttagccaggatggtcttgatctcctgacctcatgatccgcccacctcggcctcccaaagtacggggataaaggcgtgagccaccgtgcctggctccccAGTCTTTTCACAGCACTATATCCAAAGTTATCGTAAGCTGGCTCAGAACTCCCTCTCATTCCCCCATTTCATTTGGAGGAAAAGCCCAGGCCCTGTGAGGTGCAGTCCCACGTTACCTTTCTGATCTCAGGAGTTCAGTCACTCTGCTCCAGGACTACTGGCCTTCTTGCTCCTTGAACATGCCAGGCacattcctgcctcaggacctcGGCACTTGTCATTTCCACCCCTCCATTGTAGGCAGAATGCTAAAGTGGATCACTGAAATTCTCACCCCCTGCTATCTTTCTGTGGATTACACAATGATTACCTTTGTGTAATCTTTTCTGGCTTCATGTGGGTAGAacccataacttttttttttttttttttttgagatggacagtctcactctgtcacccaggctgaagtgcagtggcgtgatctcggctcactgcaacctccacctcctgggttcctccacctcccgagtagacGGGACTAAAGGCTtccaccactgcacccggctaaatttgtttctatttttttaaatagatacagggtttcacccttttggccagactggtctcaaactcctgacctcaagtgatccacccaccttggcctcccaaagtgctgggagccaccgcgcccagccaaccgcactccagcctggacaacggagCGTgattcagtctcaaaacaaaaacaaaaacaggcgtgagccactgtgcccagccaactttcttctaaacattaaaaaaatatgacaaaggtgaggggattttgcagatgtaatgaagACACCTAATCAATTTGAGTTAAAAGGGTGGTGATCCAGGTGGGTCTGACCTAATCAGGTCAGGTGCCCCTTAGAAAAGGACTCCCTGTGTGCTTAGACTTGAAGCAGCAGAGACTCTCTCTGTTCCTGACCTTGAAGAAGCAGGCCAGCATGAGTTTGACAgctgcaaggaaatgaattctgctaACAATCACCTGGGCTCTGGAAAGGAATGCAGCCTGGCTGACACCCTGATCGTAGTCCCAGGGCAAAAGACCCAGCTAAgccatgcctggcccaatgtAATAAGCAAATGTTGTTTTAAACTGTCAAATTTGTGAcagcttttgtgtttttgttttcattttgagacagagtcacactccgtcgcccaggctggagtgcagtggcatcatcctagttcactgcagctcgaaatcctgggctcaagtgatcttcctgtctcagcctcccaagtagctgggactgcaggtgcatgccaacaaacccagctaattttttaaaaacattttatagagtCTGGGTCTCCCTaagttgccccggctggtctctaattcctgggcttaagtgattctcttgcttcagactcccaaagtgctgggattacaggcataagccaccatgcctggcctgtggtaatttgttacacagcaacagaaaactaatgtCCCCTCGGATATCTGCATGgcttattttctcttattcacaAAGAAGTCTACACTGACTACCCTCGGTGAAATCGCAGCAGGCCTCCCTTTTATCTCTGTAGCACTTACTAATCTACTGAAATGTGTTTATTGTTTAACATCTCTCTTcctccactagaatataagccccatgagggcagaggtttttgtgttttgtcGCTGCTGTTTCCAGGCATTTGTAATGGGACCCGGAGCATCTTCAGAAGAGAGGTTGTTGAACAGGTGAAGGGATGCAGCCATCAGGGGGACATAATACTATGGTAATTTATGCACATGTGTTAGCTTAAGTGAGGTCATCGTGCCCACAGAGCAGGTGAGAGACCTCTCTGGGCCACTGCTGGGTCAGGCCCTTGGACTTCTAGGCCCGGAATGCCAATAAGCTAATCTGGGTGAGAGAGCACTGGCTGCTGATTTGTAATGCAAGTCAGCCTGACCAGCTCCTGGGTGCTGGACAACTCATGCCAGTGACTAGGGTCAGATGGGCTCTGTGACCTGCTTGGCCCCATTGGCCTCTTCACCTTCCTCAAGAAGATGGCAGGAGAGTCTGGAGCtgtccctttctcctctcccaggGGTCGGGGACTGGCCCACCACTGAGGCTGGTCTCTCACAGTGCTTCTCATTTCTTCCACTCTGCCTCAGGTTGGGTTCCCTACAGGTTGGGTTCCCTAGGGAGCAGACGGAGATGGTTTCACAAAGAGGGTTTTTATTACAGAAGGCCCTGGGGACCCACACctttgggagggagggagggagggagggagggagggatcaaAAATAGGAGTGGGCAGAGGGAGAACTGCTATGCAGACCATAGCTGACCCCATAGGGAGCTCTGGAGCCAAAATGCTCCTTTAGATTTATCCTGCATTTGGGCCAAAATGGACCAGTCATTGGATGTGGGCCACCTGGGAAGGGTGTGACCCTGGGCCAGGCAGCGCTCTGCAGCTGAAGCAGGCCCTAGAGGAGCTACCCCTGAGGGCCACCTGCAGAGGGCACTCCCAGCAGCTGGGTGGCAGGTGCTTTCACAAAGGGAGAGTTGAGCAgctcctttcctttcttgttcATAATATCTACCAATACTTCTCCCACTGGGGTAATCCATctcttcttttaattattttccttttgagatatattaaaaatgcaaaaaaaatttatttttttaagacggagtctcactctgtcgtctaggctggagtgcagtggcatgatattggctcactgcaacctccgcctcctgggttcaattgattctcctacAGGTGGCTGcttcatgcccagctaatttttgtatttttgtattttgtatttttgtatttttagtagagatgggatttcaccatgttggccaggttggtcaaCCACCacgcccattaaaaaaaaattttaatgtagaaAACGAGAGAAATAGAATTACAAAAGAAACCAATTATAGggccaggcgcagcagctcacgcctgtaatcctagcactttgggaggctgaggcgggtggatcacctgaggtcaggagttcgagaccagcctggtcaacatggtgaaacccccgtctctactaaaaatacacaaattagccaggcatggtgatgcatgtctgtaatcccagctacttgggaggctgaggcaggagaatcgcttgaaaccaggaggcggatgttgcagtgagccaagatggcacccaccattgcactccagcctgggcgacagagcaagactctgtctcaagaaaaaaaaattatatttatattcagatatcaaaatgttaaaacactttttttttgagacagggtctcgctcttgctctgtcactccggctggagtgcagtggtatgatcacagctcactgcagtcttgaattcccaggcttaagcggtactcctgcctcagcctcccaagtagctgcgactacagcagcacaccaacacacccagctaatttttgtattttttgtagagttgggggttctcactatgttgcctaggctggtcttgaacttctggtctcaagtgatctgcccacctcagactcccaaagtattgggattgcaggtgtgagccacggcgcccagccaaaACACATTTTGGTGGTGTCGTAaacgtgctttttttttttttttttttgagacggagtctggctctgtcgcccaggctggagtgcagtggcacaatctcggctcactgcaagctccgcctcccgggttcacgccattctcctgcctcagcctctccgagtagctgggactacaggcgcccgccaccacgcctggctaattttttgtatttttagtagagacagggtttcaccgtggtctcgatctcctgacctcgtgatccgcccgcctcggcctcccaaagtgctgggattacaagcgtgagccaccgcgcccagcaaatGTGCTTCTTTATTTAACCATTAGATAGCAAGATCTGGTGGTGGCCCAATAACTGTGATAATTTTGAAGATATAATGAATCTAAACAGTATATAGAGGCATTTGTGACAGCTGTGATAGGAAGTTATGTGTTATTTTGATTTGTGACAAAGCCACAGGTATTGCTAATTCTGCTGTGGTTTGTTGCCTAATTTATAGTGGAAGGAAAGGTGGAATATCAGTTACAGATTAGAGACAGATGTGATCTCTTCCTATCTAAGTTCCAGGTGCAGGGAAGTGGGTGTTGCTGTGTGGTGAGAGTGAAGAGGTTTTCAGGAAATTTGGGTTTAGGAAGAGGAAATGTTCCTAAAAGAGGGGACAAGGATCCACATGCGTGGTGGGCCAAGAGGGTGGGCGGATCCTGCCGGAGCCTCCTCCCACCTGGAGGGGTCCCAGTGTCcaccttcctgccccagcccaccTCCTCGAGGTACTGGGAGGCTGGATAAAGTCCTCGGCTGGGCCACACCCCACCCCAAATTCTCCCTGTCCCACCCTAGTGGCCCAGGCCACCCTGGCCTGCTCCCTTCCGCAAGGCACCTCACCTTCTGTGCCCAGACCATTACCCAACGCAGTGACCCTGACCCCGGCCCAGGCCCTGCTAATGAAAAGGAAAGCCCGTACGCACTCGGCCTGACCCACGGCGACCTTCTGTGACCAATCATACTACCAACCTCTTAAACAGAGCTCCACTGACGCAATGCCCAAGCATAAAAAGGCCAGGCCGGAGAGACCGCCACCAGTCACGGACCCTGGACCCAGAGCACCCGCACCATGGCCGGCCCCAGCCTCGCCTGCTGTCTGCTCGGCCTCCTGGCGCTGACCTCAGCCTGCTACATCCAGAACTGCCCCCTGGGAGGCAAGAGGGCCGCGCCGGACCTCGACGTGCGCAAGGTGAGTCCCCAGCCCTGGTCCCACGGCGCTCCGGGGCGGGAGGGACCCGCAGCCACAGGAGCGCGCCCCGCTCCGGCCTCGCCTGAGAACCCCAGGAGCTGAGCGGATTTTCACGCCCCGCCCTTGACCGTGGTCGAGGCCCAGACGGCGCCCCAGCGCGCCTGCAGCCCCGCTGTCCCGCCCGAACTCCGAACCCCGGACCCCAGCATCCTAGCCCGGCGCACCCCGCCCGGCCTCGCAGGGTCCTCCGAGTGAGTCCCCCGCACCACCCCGGCTCCCGCTCACCCCGCCCGTCCCCGCAGTGCCTCCCCTGCGGCCCCGGGGGCAAAGGCCGCTGCTTCGGGCCCAATATCTGCTGCGCGGAAGAGCTGGGCTGCTTCGTGGGCACCGCCGAGGCGCTGCGCTGCCAGGAGGAGAACTACCTGCCGT
It contains:
- the OXT gene encoding oxytocin-neurophysin 1, producing MAGPSLACCLLGLLALTSACYIQNCPLGGKRAAPDLDVRKCLPCGPGGKGRCFGPNICCAEELGCFVGTAEALRCQEENYLPSPCQSGQKACGSGGRCAVFGLCCSPDGCHTDPACDMEATFSQH